One region of Nothobranchius furzeri strain GRZ-AD chromosome 16, NfurGRZ-RIMD1, whole genome shotgun sequence genomic DNA includes:
- the pms2 gene encoding mismatch repair endonuclease PMS2, whose translation MSDVCTSEPAGAIKAIDKHSVHQICSGQVVLSLATAVKELVENSIDAGATNIEVKLKECGVEQVEVSDNGKGVEEANFEGLTLKHHTSKLRDFSDLIHVETFGFRGEALSSLCALSDLSVITCHESSQVGTKLAFDHKGHLVQQSPHPRLQGTTVTLQQLFYTLPVRHKEFQRNIKKEYAKMLHVLQAYCIISTGVRLTCSNQNGQGKRSTVLSTSGSQSFRDNIGAIFGPKQLQSLIPFQQVSPTENILEEYGLKDADLPKQLFLISGFVSRGDHGVGRSATDRQFFFINGRPCDPPKVTKLVNEVYHTYNKQQYPFVALNIAVASGCVDVNVTPDKRQIFLQEEKLLLAVLKTSLITMYEAGVNKLSLNVQPAAISSSAPEDIFKSDKSRAVPEENAQTVGLSPKSPINLAALKAAFSNHTSSGNKASKEKAPSGGTTQKTLQSFFKDSVKPASIQSMKPLSKPAGDTNKCPPVGRSVLDGFRDRGTSCGEKDCSVSSCDLATSRPEYEPVTDGVSENDGSTCDSLSVPEDPESYSSKEDSIISPEAKRSRAETQHFTAEQRSDMFSRCFDALSSTVDSPVSLQRRTVCLQFSLQELAASMRRLQDQQKQRADEELQYRRFRAKISPGENQSAEDELRKEIRKDMFKEMEIIGQFNLGFIIARLESDIFIIDQHATDEKYNFEMLQQHTALQGQKLIAPQKLHLTAVSENVLIENIEIFQKNGFEFLIDEDAQVMERVKLVSLPTSKNWTFGPADIEELIFMLSDSPGVMCRPSRVRQMFASRACRKSVMIGTALSVGEMKKLVVHMGEIEHPWNCPHGRPTMRHLANLDIISPD comes from the exons CACTTCTGAGCCTGCTGGAGCCATCAAGGCTATCGACAAGCACTCTGTGCACCAGATCTGCTCAGGACAAGTGGTCCTGAGTTTGGCCACTGCTGTGAAAGAGCTGGTGGAGAACAGCATTGATGCTGGAGCCACCAACATAG AAGTCAAACTGAAGGAGTGTGGTGTGGAACAAGTAGAAGTGTCAGACAACGGTAAAGGTGTTGAAGAGGCTAACTTTGAAGGACTCA CACTCAAGCATCACACATCAAAACTGAGAGACTTCTCCGATCTAATCCACGTGGAAACGTTTGGCTTCCGAGGTGAAGCCCTCAGCTCTTTGTGTGCCCTAAG TGACCTGAGTGTCATCACATGCCACGAGTCAAGCCAGGTAGGCACCAAGCTTGCGTTTGACCACAAAGGCCACTTGGTACAGCAGTCTCCTCATCCCAGGCTGCAAGGCACCACAGTCACCCTACAGCAGCTCTTCTACACCCTGCCTGTTAGACACAAGGAGTTCCAACGCAACATCAAGAAG GAGTATGCCAAAATGCTGCATGTGCTGCAGGCCTACTGTATCATCTCTACAGGAGTACGACTCACCTGCTCCAACCAAAACGGGCAGGGGAAGAGGAGCACCGTCCTCAGTACCAGTGGCAGCCAGAGCTTCAGAGACAACATCGGAGCCATTTTTGGACCAAAACAG CTTCAGAGCCTCATACCCTTTCAGCAAGTGTCTCCTACAGAGAATATTTTGGAGGAATACGGGCTTAAGGACGCAGATTTGCCCAAACAGCTGTTTCT AATCTCAGGGTTTGTGTCCAGAGGCGACCACGGCGTTGGCCGGAGTGCCACAGACAGGCAGTTCTTTTTCATCAACGGCCGACCGTGTGACCCCCCGAAG GTCACCAAGCTGGTGAATGAAGTTTACCACACGTACAACAAGCAGCAGTATCCATTTGTAGCCTTGAACATAGCCGTTGCCTCGG GGTGTGTGGATGTGAACGTAACTCCAGACAAACGACAGATCTTCCTGCAGGAGGAGAAACTTTTGCTGGCTGTTCTTAAAACTTCTCTCATCACGATGTATGAAGCTGGAGTCAATAAGCTCAGCCTGAATGTTCAACCTGCAGCCA TTTCCTCATCTGCACCTGAAGACATTTTCAAGTCTGACAAAAGCAGAGCAGTTCCTGAAGAGAACGCCCAAACAGTGGGTCTGAGCCCAAAGTCACCCATCAACCTGGCTGCCCTCAAAGCTGCGTTCTCTAATCACACCAGCTCTGGGAACAAGGCGAGTAAGGAGAAGGCTCCCAGCGGTGGTACGACCCAGAAAACGTTGCAGAGTTTTTTTAAGGACTCTGTTAAACCCGCATCTATCCAAAGTATGAAACCTCTTTCGAAACCAGCAGGAGATACAAACAAATGCCCCCCAGTGGGTAGGTCGGTGCTGGACGGGTTCAGGGACAGAGGGACGTCCTGTGGTGAGAAAGACTGTTCTGTGTCTAGTTGTGACCTTGCAACATCAAGACCAGAGTATGAACCAGTTACTGATGGTGTAAGTGAAAATGACGGATCAACATGCGACAGTCTGTCTGTTCCTGAAGATCCAGAATCGTATTCGTCCAAAGAGGACTCCATAATCAGCCCTGAAGCCAAGCGGTCCAGGGCAGAGACTCAGCATTTCACTGCAGAACAAAGATCAGACATGTTCTCACGCTGCTTTGATGCTTTGTCGTCCACGGTGGACTCCCCAGTCTCCCTACAGAGGAGGACGGTCTGCTTGCAGTTCTCCCTGCAGGAGCTGGCAGCGAGCATGAGGAGGCTGCAGGACCAGCAGAAGCAGAGAGCCGACGAGGAGTTGCAGTACAGACGCTTCAGGGCCAAGATCAGCCCCGGGGAGAATCAGAGCGCAGAGGACGAGCTCCGGAAAGAGATCAG GAAAGACATGTTTAAAGAAATGGAGATCATCGGTCAGTTTAACCTGGGCTTCATCATCGCCAGGCTAGAGTCGGATATCTTCATCATCGACCAGCACGCCACAGATGAGAAGTACAACTTTGAGATGCTGCAGCAGCACACTGCGCTCCAGGGACAGAAGCTTATTGC TCCACAGAAGCTCCATCTTACTGCTGTCAGTGAGAATGTGCTCATAGAAAATATCGAGATTTTCCAAAAGAACGGCTTTGAGTTCCTGATTGATGAAGACG CTCAGGTGATGGAGAGAGTTAAATTGGTCTCGTTGCCCACCAGTAAGAACTGGACCTTTGGCCCAGCTGACATCGAAGAGCTGATCTTCATGTTGAGCGACAGCCCGGGGGTCATGTGCCGCCCATCTAGAGTCCGGCAGATGTTTGCCTCCAGAGCTTGTCGAAAATCT GTGATGATTGGCACCGCTCTGAGTGTTGGTGAGATGAAGAAGCTCGTGGTTCACATGGGGGAGATCGAGCATCCGTGGAACTGTCCTCACGGCAGACCCACTATGAGACACCTGGCTAACCTGGACATCATCTCACCAGACTGA